The sequence GGAGTTCGTCGACTCCTTCCCCGGCGAGAACGAGCTGGCCGCGCGGTACGGGGTGAGCCGGCACACCATTCGCGCGGCGCTGCGCGAGCTGCGGGAGGAAGGCCTGGTCACCGCCGCGCGAGGACGACGGCAGCGACCGGTGGGCGAGGCCGGCATCGAGCAGCCCCTCGGTGCCCTCTACAGCCTGTTCGCCTCCGTCGAGGCGGCCGGGCTCGATCAGCGCAGCATCGTCCGCACCCTCGACATCCGCGCCGACGCCCATGTGGCGGTGCGGCTGGGCATGGAGGAGTCGACGCCCCTGCTCTACCTGGAACGCATCCGCCTCGCCGACGGGGAACCGCTGGCCCACGACAAGGTCTGGCTGCTCGCCTCGGACGCCCGCGCGCTCCTCGACACCGACTTCGGACACACGGGGCTCTACGACGAACTCGCCGACCGGTGCGGCATCCGACTCGTCGGCGGCGAGGAGCACATCCACGCGGTCGTCCCGACTCCCGCCGAGCGGCGGCTGCTCGATCTTCCCGAGGGCGTGGCCGCGTTCTCCATCCAGCGGCTCGGCCGCACCCACGGCCGCACCGTCGAGTGGCGCACCACGCTGATCCGCGCCGACCGCTTCAGCGTCCTCGCGCAGTTCGACGCCCGGGCAGGCTACCGCCTCGACCCGGCGGGATCCCGGTTCACCCGCCCGGCCCGGAGCGTACGGCGACGCGATGCGGTGCGGTGACCGGACCGTGCCGCGCGGCGGATCCGCCGTCGCCGCGACCCTGCGGAAGCTGTGTCCGACTGGAG comes from Streptomyces sp. FXJ1.172 and encodes:
- a CDS encoding GntR family transcriptional regulator, which codes for MSEEPTLSGGRSADARAGRGGTPLWRHVRDDLRGRLAQGEFVDSFPGENELAARYGVSRHTIRAALRELREEGLVTAARGRRQRPVGEAGIEQPLGALYSLFASVEAAGLDQRSIVRTLDIRADAHVAVRLGMEESTPLLYLERIRLADGEPLAHDKVWLLASDARALLDTDFGHTGLYDELADRCGIRLVGGEEHIHAVVPTPAERRLLDLPEGVAAFSIQRLGRTHGRTVEWRTTLIRADRFSVLAQFDARAGYRLDPAGSRFTRPARSVRRRDAVR